One window of Cohnella hashimotonis genomic DNA carries:
- a CDS encoding type B 50S ribosomal protein L31, producing MKKGIHPKFQQVIFYDAGAGYKFLSGSTRSSNETMVWEDGETYPVIRVDTSSASHPFYTGKQKLAETGGRIDKFNQRLSQVRK from the coding sequence TTGAAGAAGGGCATACACCCCAAGTTTCAGCAGGTTATCTTCTACGACGCCGGCGCGGGTTACAAATTTCTGAGCGGCTCCACGAGAAGCTCGAATGAAACAATGGTATGGGAAGACGGGGAAACATACCCGGTCATCCGGGTCGACACCAGCTCCGCGTCCCATCCGTTCTACACCGGCAAGCAGAAGCTGGCCGAGACGGGCGGGCGAATCGACAAGTTCAACCAGAGATTGTCCCAAGTTAGAAAGTAA
- the rpsN gene encoding 30S ribosomal protein S14 — protein sequence MAKKSKVVKERKRQATVARYAEIRRQLKENKDYEGLKKLPRDASPTRLHSRCELTGRPHGYLRKFKVSRIAFRELAYKGQIPGVKKASW from the coding sequence ATCGCTAAAAAATCGAAGGTCGTCAAAGAGCGCAAGCGGCAAGCGACCGTGGCGCGTTATGCGGAAATCCGGAGGCAGCTGAAGGAAAACAAGGATTACGAAGGGCTGAAAAAGCTGCCGAGAGACGCGTCGCCAACGAGATTGCACAGCCGCTGCGAGCTGACGGGCAGGCCGCACGGGTACCTTCGGAAGTTTAAGGTGTCGCGGATCGCGTTTCGCGAGCTGGCCTACAAAGGTCAAATCCCAGGCGTCAAAAAAGCAAGCTGGTAA
- a CDS encoding MFS transporter — MAILLKQQGALLILMLNLFLVFTGIGLIIPIMPSFMNELGVSGSLMGLMIAVFSLAQFLFSPLAGRMADTVGRKRMIVIGMFVFAASEGLFGIAQSPLLMFVSRALGGLSAAMIMPAVMAYAADITTDEERAAGMGYVNASITTGFIIGPGLGGYIAEFGIRAPFYAAGVGGVIAAFVTLFFLKESLPAKGKGNEVPVKAAEKRSNLLTQLRFSYREPYFLSLIIVFVMSFGLANFETIYSLFVDHKFGFDPKDIAFVITFGSIAGAVVQLTIFSWLLNRFGEKRIITACLLVAGIFVLLMLFVHKFWLIFTVTFVVFLATDILRPTVSTQMSKLAKDQQGYVAGLNSAFTSLGNIVGPVIAGVLFDIEINAPYALAAVVLLICFAVSLKSRKETAATGDQR; from the coding sequence ATGGCTATCTTGCTTAAACAACAGGGCGCGCTGCTCATCTTGATGCTCAACTTGTTTCTGGTGTTCACCGGCATCGGTCTTATTATTCCAATCATGCCGAGCTTTATGAATGAACTGGGCGTGAGCGGCAGCCTCATGGGGCTGATGATCGCGGTTTTCTCGCTTGCGCAGTTCCTGTTTTCCCCGCTGGCCGGACGCATGGCCGATACGGTGGGACGAAAACGCATGATCGTTATCGGCATGTTCGTGTTCGCCGCATCCGAAGGATTATTCGGCATCGCGCAATCGCCGTTGCTCATGTTCGTATCGCGTGCGCTCGGCGGTCTCAGCGCGGCGATGATCATGCCGGCCGTCATGGCGTATGCGGCGGATATTACGACGGACGAGGAACGGGCAGCCGGAATGGGTTACGTGAACGCGTCGATCACGACCGGGTTTATCATCGGTCCGGGCCTTGGCGGCTATATCGCCGAGTTCGGCATTCGCGCGCCATTTTATGCAGCCGGGGTAGGCGGCGTTATCGCAGCCTTCGTGACGTTATTTTTCCTCAAGGAATCTCTTCCGGCAAAAGGAAAGGGAAACGAGGTTCCAGTAAAGGCAGCGGAGAAACGCAGCAATCTGCTTACCCAACTGCGGTTTTCGTATCGCGAGCCTTATTTTCTCAGCCTGATCATCGTCTTCGTCATGTCGTTTGGCCTCGCCAACTTCGAGACGATATACTCGCTGTTCGTGGATCACAAGTTCGGCTTCGATCCGAAGGACATCGCCTTCGTCATCACGTTCGGCTCGATCGCCGGCGCGGTCGTGCAGCTCACGATCTTCAGCTGGCTGCTGAACCGCTTCGGGGAAAAACGCATCATTACGGCTTGCTTGCTCGTTGCAGGTATCTTCGTTCTTCTGATGCTGTTCGTGCACAAATTCTGGCTGATTTTCACGGTCACCTTTGTCGTGTTCCTCGCCACCGATATTCTGCGCCCCACCGTCAGCACCCAGATGTCCAAGCTGGCCAAAGACCAGCAGGGTTATGTAGCGGGATTGAATTCGGCCTTCACGAGCCTCGGCAACATCGTTGGTCCAGTCATCGCCGGCGTGCTGTTCGACATCGAGATCAATGCGCCGTATGCGCTCGCGGCCGTGGTGCTGCTGATATGCTTTGCGGTGTCTCTCAAGAGTAGGAAAGAGACGGCAGCGACGGGAGACCAACGGTAA
- the rpmG gene encoding 50S ribosomal protein L33 encodes MRVIVTLACTETGDRNYTTTKNKRSHAGRIELMKYCPRLKRHTLHRETR; translated from the coding sequence ATGCGCGTTATTGTCACGCTTGCTTGTACGGAGACCGGGGACCGGAACTACACGACCACTAAAAATAAACGGTCGCACGCGGGCCGCATCGAGCTGATGAAGTATTGCCCGAGGCTTAAGCGGCATACGCTTCACCGCGAGACGCGTTAA
- a CDS encoding TetR/AcrR family transcriptional regulator — protein MNKKQLQTEQTKKKIAEASKALFIKKGYKATAIEEIVKATGCSAGNIYYHFKSKEGLFLYLIEEWDREWEETWLAKEALYATTADKLYGVAEHLALDQINHPLTKAIDEFFNNAEKGSEVEERIQQMVKGYVNFNKQLLQRGIDAGEFKAADVTGLAIILDSLMFGLSQHTRRMDRETALTTYRLAVDVFLHGIA, from the coding sequence ATCAACAAAAAACAACTCCAAACCGAGCAAACCAAAAAGAAAATCGCAGAGGCGTCCAAGGCGCTTTTTATCAAAAAAGGCTATAAAGCGACCGCGATCGAGGAGATCGTGAAGGCGACCGGGTGCAGTGCGGGCAATATTTATTACCACTTCAAGAGCAAGGAAGGGCTGTTCCTGTATCTGATCGAGGAATGGGACCGGGAGTGGGAGGAGACATGGCTCGCGAAGGAGGCGCTTTACGCGACGACGGCCGACAAGCTGTACGGCGTGGCCGAGCATCTGGCGCTCGATCAGATCAATCATCCGCTGACCAAGGCGATCGATGAGTTCTTCAACAACGCCGAGAAGGGCTCGGAGGTTGAGGAACGGATCCAGCAGATGGTGAAAGGGTATGTTAATTTCAACAAGCAGCTGCTGCAGCGAGGCATCGACGCCGGGGAATTCAAGGCAGCGGACGTAACCGGACTTGCCATCATTCTGGACAGCCTGATGTTCGGGCTCAGCCAGCATACCCGGCGCATGGACCGAGAAACGGCCCTCACTACCTATCGCCTGGCGGTGGACGTGTTCCTGCACGGAATCGCATAA
- a CDS encoding AAA family ATPase: protein MSKSNAAVRLPRAKGIDMATYYTPKECARKAKHIVLPTHNRKIVEEFIAILGMKEKFARFEVPVPNKIMMYGPPGTGKTLTAYHIAERLALPLIVVRLDAIIHSHLGETGSNVRKIFEHAHASPCVLFLDEFDALARTRDNNDEVKEMARVVNTLLQCLDAFDGDSVLMAATNLETELDQAVWRRFDTKMSYRMPDERTRAEYIGQLLGGFAQEDGVGQNASELLSGCSYADMEQILLKAKRKAIIEDRLLHDSHVKDSYAEYKPDRDEVATREEASAACGKVGGRMKNGIRRVNLS from the coding sequence ATGAGCAAAAGCAACGCAGCCGTCCGTCTTCCCCGGGCAAAGGGAATCGACATGGCGACCTATTACACGCCCAAGGAATGCGCCAGAAAAGCAAAGCATATCGTATTACCGACGCACAACCGGAAGATCGTGGAGGAGTTCATCGCCATTTTGGGGATGAAGGAGAAGTTTGCGCGTTTCGAGGTGCCGGTGCCCAACAAGATTATGATGTACGGCCCGCCCGGCACGGGGAAAACGCTGACCGCCTATCACATCGCCGAGCGCCTTGCGCTTCCCTTGATCGTCGTGCGCTTGGATGCGATCATCCACAGTCATCTGGGCGAGACGGGGAGCAATGTGCGCAAAATTTTCGAGCATGCTCACGCATCTCCCTGCGTACTGTTCCTGGATGAATTCGACGCGCTCGCCCGTACGCGCGACAACAACGACGAGGTCAAGGAGATGGCGAGAGTCGTCAATACGCTGCTGCAATGCCTGGATGCCTTCGACGGGGACAGCGTGCTGATGGCGGCTACGAACCTGGAGACGGAGCTAGATCAGGCCGTCTGGCGGCGGTTCGATACGAAGATGTCGTATCGGATGCCGGACGAGCGGACGCGCGCCGAGTATATCGGCCAGCTGCTCGGCGGGTTTGCGCAGGAGGACGGCGTCGGTCAGAACGCGAGTGAGCTGCTTAGCGGCTGCAGCTATGCCGACATGGAGCAGATTCTGTTGAAGGCCAAGCGCAAGGCGATCATCGAGGACCGTCTGTTGCACGATAGCCATGTGAAGGATTCGTATGCCGAGTACAAACCGGATCGCGATGAAGTTGCGACAAGGGAAGAAGCCAGCGCAGCTTGCGGTAAGGTAGGCGGCCGAATGAAGAATGGAATAAGGCGCGTCAACTTATCGTAA
- a CDS encoding DUF3024 domain-containing protein — MDTFTVRRIEKILEGYIALKVPRNMRASVRLSYRWDEDGVTLTEERPDEAGWQSVPIVQFRRQRSLWQVCAKSSTGEWETVEEIEPHFDFESQLEQVEADPQGIFWTA, encoded by the coding sequence ATGGACACCTTTACAGTCCGCAGGATCGAGAAAATATTGGAGGGCTACATCGCGCTCAAAGTGCCCCGTAATATGCGTGCCTCGGTACGCTTGTCCTATAGGTGGGACGAGGATGGCGTGACCTTGACGGAGGAGCGTCCGGATGAGGCAGGATGGCAGAGCGTGCCGATCGTTCAATTTCGCCGGCAGCGGTCGTTGTGGCAGGTATGCGCGAAAAGCAGCACGGGCGAATGGGAGACCGTCGAGGAAATCGAGCCGCATTTCGATTTTGAGTCCCAGCTTGAACAGGTTGAAGCGGACCCCCAGGGTATATTTTGGACAGCTTGA
- a CDS encoding carbohydrate ABC transporter permease, with the protein MDTINKSVKRRSRIYSAEARVAYICLIPAFIGLIFLTYVPLLSVLGISLTNWTGLSAPKFIGFDNYSKLFTSDPYIKDSIIATIYFAALSVAGSMIYSLFIAMLLNRKIPARGFFRAVFYVPYVLPAAAIYVGWSWLYEANFGFFNYLLSEIGLHKVLFIADSSHVVPSLSLISVWLAGNLIVIFLAGLQNVPSVYHEAAQIDGANGWARFRHITLPSMSPIIFYNLLMSLIANLQVVTPALSLTNGGPGNSSRFMTYLMYDQAFVNYKLGYACATTFIIFAILAAFTGVLFKTSKGWIFDEGGDDDK; encoded by the coding sequence ATGGACACCATCAACAAATCGGTCAAACGACGTTCCCGAATCTATTCAGCCGAGGCGCGCGTCGCATATATTTGCCTGATCCCCGCCTTTATCGGCCTGATCTTTCTTACCTACGTGCCGCTGCTCAGCGTGCTCGGCATCAGCCTGACGAATTGGACAGGACTGTCTGCGCCCAAGTTTATCGGATTCGACAATTATAGCAAGCTGTTTACCTCGGACCCCTACATCAAGGATTCCATTATCGCGACGATCTACTTTGCCGCCTTATCAGTAGCCGGAAGTATGATTTATTCCCTATTTATAGCGATGCTACTCAATCGCAAGATTCCGGCGAGAGGCTTTTTCAGAGCCGTATTTTATGTGCCCTACGTGCTGCCGGCTGCCGCCATCTATGTCGGCTGGTCCTGGCTGTACGAGGCGAATTTCGGTTTTTTCAACTACCTGCTCTCCGAGATCGGCCTGCACAAGGTGCTGTTTATCGCGGACTCCAGCCATGTCGTTCCTTCGCTTTCCTTAATCTCGGTCTGGTTGGCCGGGAACCTGATCGTCATTTTCCTGGCCGGGCTGCAGAACGTGCCTAGCGTCTACCATGAAGCTGCCCAGATCGACGGCGCGAACGGATGGGCACGCTTCCGCCATATTACGCTGCCGAGCATGTCGCCGATCATCTTTTACAACCTGCTGATGAGCTTGATCGCCAATCTCCAGGTCGTTACCCCCGCGCTTTCCTTGACCAACGGCGGACCGGGCAATTCCTCGCGTTTCATGACTTACCTGATGTACGATCAAGCTTTCGTCAATTACAAGCTGGGCTACGCCTGCGCGACGACCTTTATCATTTTTGCGATTCTTGCGGCTTTCACCGGCGTACTGTTCAAAACGTCCAAAGGATGGATTTTCGACGAAGGAGGCGACGACGACAAATGA
- a CDS encoding AraC family transcriptional regulator yields MDTAILHFISPPIPYFVDFGYAHYGVGDSHIERNEIRVFDLIVVRKGVLPIGENGQDREIHEGEAFILLPNGHHYGSAPCKTDTEIVWIHFQTFGSWQVCLDMDECMGNQMALIEEHKKLAYLNHADVSSIFIPKHMKLSAKAIEVLETFFQQAHEPQSLRNWKRQATFQSFLQHLNRESSSSANNTAIELADRIELFIRQNYASDITNSVLQQKMNYHPNYLAKMMLKVYGMTPMNYLQYYRLEQSKRLLLQTPWPIARIAEEVGFHHVSHYSTFFSKKEGLSPSGFRSKFAKKH; encoded by the coding sequence GTGGACACGGCGATCTTGCACTTCATCTCTCCGCCTATTCCTTATTTCGTAGACTTCGGTTATGCGCATTATGGCGTCGGGGATTCCCATATCGAACGGAACGAGATCCGCGTGTTCGATCTGATCGTCGTCCGTAAAGGTGTGCTCCCCATCGGCGAGAATGGACAAGACCGGGAGATCCATGAAGGAGAAGCGTTTATTTTATTGCCGAATGGCCATCATTACGGCAGCGCGCCCTGCAAGACGGATACGGAGATCGTCTGGATCCACTTCCAGACGTTCGGCAGCTGGCAGGTGTGCCTGGACATGGACGAGTGCATGGGCAACCAGATGGCTTTGATCGAGGAGCACAAAAAGCTGGCTTATCTGAACCATGCTGACGTCAGCTCTATATTCATTCCGAAACATATGAAACTATCGGCGAAAGCGATCGAGGTGCTCGAGACCTTCTTCCAGCAGGCGCACGAGCCGCAATCGCTCCGGAACTGGAAGCGGCAGGCGACCTTCCAATCGTTCCTGCAGCATCTTAATCGCGAATCGTCCTCGTCCGCCAACAACACCGCGATCGAGCTCGCCGACCGGATCGAGCTGTTCATTAGACAAAATTATGCAAGCGATATCACGAATTCCGTGCTGCAGCAGAAGATGAACTATCACCCCAACTACCTGGCCAAAATGATGCTTAAAGTGTACGGCATGACGCCCATGAACTATCTCCAATACTACCGGCTCGAACAGTCCAAGCGGCTGCTGCTCCAGACGCCCTGGCCGATTGCTCGGATTGCGGAAGAGGTAGGGTTCCATCACGTGTCGCACTACTCGACGTTTTTTTCGAAAAAAGAGGGGCTGTCGCCGTCGGGGTTTCGGAGCAAGTTTGCGAAGAAGCATTAG
- a CDS encoding ABC transporter substrate-binding protein has product MNTGKKLGAGVLLAAMAMSAVGCGGNDNNKTDASSPAATGAASTKAAETAPAKTKKVKITYSMWGSAEEGSVTQKIADKFNASQDRIEVEVVAIPWENYMTKLNTQATGNQLPDTGMLKEDGVIQWSSDGMLNDVSSMYEGSDSKPLDSLAYKYQGKTVAYAAANEVLLLYYNKDMFDKAGVAYPPSALDKAWTWDEFVATAKKLTNDKKGKHPGEEGFDKDGIMQYGASVENLPWQLETWTLSNGGGFYSADGTEVKIGEDASAEAIQRVADLYLKDHVAPLSVGQTDDGIQRTIIAGTVAMATNGAWNVGTSLNTAKEGGLKYGVAVLPYMKEKVTLNTGGANVVFSQTKHPAEAMEWLKWYNSEENNWGLISSGIWMPTLEKWYKDETLTHKWVDNPNFPPYEEYKSAVVDYAQSSAARPASWFYTNHTTDFNTLLGSILGDVWTGKTTAKDAIAKNLDALKAAHAGSK; this is encoded by the coding sequence ATGAACACAGGAAAGAAGCTTGGGGCAGGCGTTCTCCTGGCAGCAATGGCAATGAGTGCCGTAGGCTGCGGGGGCAATGACAACAACAAGACAGACGCATCATCGCCGGCAGCGACGGGAGCCGCCAGTACGAAGGCAGCCGAAACGGCGCCCGCCAAGACGAAAAAGGTCAAGATTACGTATTCGATGTGGGGCAGCGCCGAAGAAGGCAGCGTCACGCAGAAGATCGCGGACAAATTCAACGCCTCCCAGGACAGGATCGAGGTCGAAGTGGTCGCGATTCCTTGGGAAAACTACATGACGAAGCTCAATACGCAGGCAACGGGCAATCAGCTGCCGGACACGGGGATGCTCAAGGAAGACGGCGTCATCCAGTGGTCCTCCGACGGCATGCTGAACGACGTCAGCTCCATGTACGAAGGCAGCGACAGCAAACCGCTGGACAGCCTGGCTTACAAATATCAAGGCAAGACAGTCGCCTACGCGGCAGCCAACGAAGTGCTCCTCCTCTATTACAACAAAGACATGTTCGACAAAGCCGGCGTGGCCTATCCGCCGTCCGCGCTCGATAAGGCATGGACGTGGGACGAATTCGTAGCGACGGCCAAGAAGCTGACGAACGACAAGAAGGGCAAGCATCCCGGCGAAGAAGGCTTCGATAAGGACGGCATCATGCAGTATGGCGCATCCGTCGAAAACCTCCCTTGGCAGCTCGAAACGTGGACGCTCAGCAATGGCGGCGGCTTCTATTCCGCGGACGGCACCGAGGTGAAAATCGGAGAGGACGCCAGCGCCGAAGCGATTCAGCGCGTCGCGGATCTGTACCTCAAGGATCATGTCGCGCCGCTGTCCGTCGGCCAGACCGATGACGGCATTCAGCGCACCATTATCGCAGGCACGGTCGCCATGGCGACGAACGGCGCCTGGAACGTCGGCACCAGCCTCAACACGGCCAAGGAAGGCGGCCTCAAATACGGCGTGGCCGTGCTGCCTTACATGAAGGAAAAAGTGACGCTCAACACGGGCGGCGCCAACGTCGTATTCTCCCAGACCAAGCACCCGGCAGAAGCGATGGAATGGCTCAAATGGTACAACTCCGAGGAAAACAACTGGGGACTGATCAGCTCGGGCATCTGGATGCCGACGCTCGAGAAGTGGTATAAGGACGAGACTCTTACCCACAAATGGGTCGACAATCCGAACTTCCCTCCATATGAAGAATACAAGTCCGCAGTCGTCGATTACGCGCAATCGTCCGCAGCGAGACCGGCCTCCTGGTTCTACACGAATCACACCACGGACTTCAACACCTTGCTCGGCTCGATTCTGGGAGACGTATGGACCGGCAAGACGACCGCCAAAGACGCGATTGCCAAAAATCTCGACGCGCTCAAGGCCGCGCATGCCGGCAGCAAATAA
- a CDS encoding carbohydrate ABC transporter permease, with amino-acid sequence MSEVAYGRLKSKKRQERTANLITLVVVVFFAVLVLFPIWWIFRTSLMTNAEIYKYPPSLLPADWLFSNYEKTLEIFKFWKYLWNTMIIIVPSCLAGTFTATLCGYAFARLRFRGKKLIWALCVGSMLLPAMVTLIPLYIGWTRGLGLHDSYLPLILPYFCGGGAFNIFLIRQFIVSIPRELDQAATIDGAGYFRILFSIIMPAIRPAMIVVALFIFIGLWNDLLQQMIYINGSDKYTIALGLTNFRGQLKQDWSLTMAATCMSFAPGVLFYVIGQKYFVEGITLTGMKS; translated from the coding sequence ATGAGCGAGGTAGCATACGGGAGACTCAAGAGCAAGAAACGCCAGGAGCGGACGGCAAACCTCATTACGTTGGTCGTCGTCGTGTTTTTTGCCGTACTCGTACTGTTCCCGATCTGGTGGATCTTCCGGACGTCGCTCATGACGAACGCCGAGATCTACAAATATCCGCCTTCGCTGCTCCCGGCCGACTGGCTGTTTTCCAACTATGAGAAGACGCTGGAGATTTTCAAGTTCTGGAAGTACTTGTGGAACACGATGATCATTATCGTTCCTTCGTGTCTGGCAGGGACCTTTACGGCGACCTTGTGCGGCTATGCCTTCGCCAGACTAAGGTTTCGCGGGAAAAAGCTGATCTGGGCGCTATGCGTCGGTTCGATGCTGCTGCCTGCCATGGTAACGCTCATTCCGCTGTATATCGGGTGGACGCGAGGCTTGGGGCTTCATGACAGCTATCTGCCCTTGATTCTGCCGTATTTTTGCGGCGGCGGCGCTTTTAATATTTTTTTGATCCGGCAGTTTATCGTCTCGATTCCAAGAGAGCTCGATCAGGCGGCGACGATCGACGGGGCCGGGTACTTCCGCATCTTGTTCAGCATCATCATGCCCGCCATCCGGCCGGCCATGATTGTCGTTGCCTTGTTCATCTTCATCGGGCTGTGGAACGACCTGCTCCAGCAGATGATTTATATCAACGGTAGCGACAAATATACGATCGCGCTCGGGCTCACCAATTTCAGAGGCCAATTGAAGCAGGACTGGTCGCTGACGATGGCGGCCACGTGTATGTCCTTTGCCCCCGGCGTCCTTTTCTACGTGATCGGTCAAAAGTACTTCGTAGAGGGCATCACGCTGACCGGCATGAAAAGCTAG